Genomic DNA from Vreelandella subglaciescola:
CCGCCCGACTGGTGTTTCCACAGCCGCGCGTAGATGCCGTTTTTGGCCAGCAGCTCGCGGTGGGTGCCGGCCTCGACAATCTGACCGCCGTCCACCACCAGCAGGCGGTCGAGCATCGCGATGGTCGACAGGCGGTGGGCAATCGCGATCACCGTCTTGCCCTGCATCAGGTGCTCAAGCTGCTCCTGAATCGCCGCTTCGACCTCGGAATCCAACGCCGAGGTCGCTTCGTCGAGCACCAGAATCGGCGCGTTTTTCAGCAGCACCCGGGCAATCGCAATGCGCTGGCGCTGCCCGCCGGAAAGCTTCACCCCGCGCTCACCAACGTGGGCGTCCAGCCCGCGGCGCCCTTCGGGGTCGACCAGATCATTGATAAAGCCATCGGCGTGGGCCTGTCGCACCGCGTCCCAGACGGCATCATCGCCGGCGTCGGGGCTGCCGTAGCGGATGTTATCGCGCAATGAGCGGTGCAAAAGCGAAGTATCCTGGGTCACCATGCCGATCTGGTGGCGCAGCGAGGTCTGGGTGACCTCGGCAATATTTTGCCCGTCGATGCGTATCGCCCCGCCCTGCAGGTCGTAAAAGCGCAGCAGCAGGTTGGCAAGCGTTGACTTGCCCGCCCCCGAGCGGCCGATCAGCCCGACCTTCTCGCCCGGGGCAATGGTCAGATCGAGGCTGTCGAACACCGGTTTGTAGGCGCCGCCGGCTTCGGCGTAGCCAAAATGCAGCGCATCGAAGCGGATTTCGCCACGAGGCACCGCCAGCGTTGGGGCCTCGGGCGCGTCACGCACCGCCGGCGCATTGGCAATGGTATTCATGCCGTCCTGTACGGTGCCCACGTTTTCAAACAGCCGCGCCACTTCCCATAGAATCCAGTCGGACATGAAGCGCACGCGCATCACCAGCGCGATGGCAATCGCCAGCACGCCAAGCGAGATCACCTGCGTATACCAGGCCACCAGCACCGTCGCCGCCATGCCCACCAGCAGCAGCGTATTGAGCAGCGTCAGGCACACGCTGAGCACGGTCACCAGACGCATCTGGCCGTGTACCGTGGTCATGAAGCCTTCCATCGCTTCACGCGCATAGTTTTGTTCGTGTCGGGTATCGGCAAACAGCTTGATGGTCTGAATATTGCTGTAGCTGTCGACCACGCGGCCAGTCATCTGCGCGCGGGCGTTGGCCTGAGCCATGGATACGTTGCGCAGACGCGGCACAAAAAAGCGCATGATCGCCAAATACCCCAGCAGCCATACGAACAGCGGCAGCGCCAGCCAGATATCGGCCTTGATCAACAAAATCGCCGCGCCGGTAAAATACACGATGGCGTACACCAGCAGGTCCATGACCTTGGTCACGGTTTCGCGAATCGCCAGCGCCGTTTGCATCACCTTTTGCGACACGCGGCCGGCAAACTCGTCCTGATAAAAGGCCAGACTCTGGCCCAGCATGTGACGATGCGAGAGCCAGCGGCCAATCATCGGATAGTTGCCGAAAATGCTCTGGTTGGTCACCAGCGACTGCAGCAGCACCAACAGCGGCAACCCGATCAGCATGGCGATACCGACGCCAATCAGCGCGGCGCCGTGCGCCTGCCAGAAGCCCACGCGCTCAACGCCGGCCAGCCAGTCGACCAGCTCGCCCATGTAATTGAAAAACACGACCTCGGTGGCCGACACCAGCGCGGTAAACAGCGACATCCACAGAAGCATCGGCCACACCGGGCGCGAAAAATGCCATAAAAAGGCCATCAGCCCCTTGGGCGGCGTTTCCACACGGCCGTCGGGGTAGGGGTTAATCCGCGCCTCAAAGTAGTCAAACAGCGGCGCTAACACACGGCTGAACATGCAGTCTCCTACTGTTTATACCCACCTTTTATACCAACCCTTTATACCGGCCTTGCGCCTGCCCGTCAGTATGACGGCGCGTCATCATCCGGCTCACCGCGCATGCGCTCAAGGCGCTCTTCCTCTTCTTCCTTGACGTCGTCGATGATTTCCAGCATCTCACCGACGTCGGCCAGGTGGCTGGCAAAGGTAAAGTCGCCGGTCAGCGTCGTGTCGGGGTGCAGCTCGCCGGCTTCATACAGCGCCCACATTTCTTCGCCGTAGTACGTCTCGGCAAGCTCGGGGGCAAAGCGGGCAAAATAGCCGCGCATGTTGTTGACGTCGCGCTCAAGCATTGCCTCG
This window encodes:
- a CDS encoding ABC transporter ATP-binding protein → MFSRVLAPLFDYFEARINPYPDGRVETPPKGLMAFLWHFSRPVWPMLLWMSLFTALVSATEVVFFNYMGELVDWLAGVERVGFWQAHGAALIGVGIAMLIGLPLLVLLQSLVTNQSIFGNYPMIGRWLSHRHMLGQSLAFYQDEFAGRVSQKVMQTALAIRETVTKVMDLLVYAIVYFTGAAILLIKADIWLALPLFVWLLGYLAIMRFFVPRLRNVSMAQANARAQMTGRVVDSYSNIQTIKLFADTRHEQNYAREAMEGFMTTVHGQMRLVTVLSVCLTLLNTLLLVGMAATVLVAWYTQVISLGVLAIAIALVMRVRFMSDWILWEVARLFENVGTVQDGMNTIANAPAVRDAPEAPTLAVPRGEIRFDALHFGYAEAGGAYKPVFDSLDLTIAPGEKVGLIGRSGAGKSTLANLLLRFYDLQGGAIRIDGQNIAEVTQTSLRHQIGMVTQDTSLLHRSLRDNIRYGSPDAGDDAVWDAVRQAHADGFINDLVDPEGRRGLDAHVGERGVKLSGGQRQRIAIARVLLKNAPILVLDEATSALDSEVEAAIQEQLEHLMQGKTVIAIAHRLSTIAMLDRLLVVDGGQIVEAGTHRELLAKNGIYARLWKHQSGGFIGLDAPDQASTDKGYLDPA